A stretch of DNA from Eriocheir sinensis breed Jianghai 21 chromosome 30, ASM2467909v1, whole genome shotgun sequence:
tccaaaatccaaataaatgtttaatttacacgttttttcacttatacgcgatattttatggagtagccaccagatgtctcacgcaactggatgagtgaggctgagactgagtgcctgagtggatatctcagtgatatggatattctctctctctctctctctctctctctctctctctctctctctctctctctctctccccactgaatgaagtgaatatttattttgcaatagaaacctacctcttgtttgatttacattgtttttgatttacacgacctcttcaaggacacaatactcgagtaaatcaagagttacctgtatttgggtgtatttgtattcgtatttgaaTAATTGTTGATAGAactcaaagtattctcattcatatttgaatacaaaggaaaagtatttgtattctgcgaataatctgacgaatacttcaaaatttattattgttccttacaactccaggCTCCTGGGTAGACGTGGATAATGTCGTGCATAGAACAGGTTCGCAGACTGTGGCTGTGCAGCAGTTACCACTTACCCGTGTGGACGGTCACCGTGTAGTCCGTCTTGATACAGGCTTTTTGAGGGAGTTTATCCCTACTATCCCATTGCCCATAGGATGTTATACGTACAGTGGTGCAGTGTCTCACGGAGGTAACAGTGCACTCAATGTTAAACATCAAAACACCAAAGAATAGAAGTGAAGTCAAACAGCATGAAGCCACTAAACACTGGAATTATTGGGATATCTTTTGTTGAATTTCTTTCGTAACTGGTCACTTGTAATTttgggaaaatataaataatatttCTGCTGTATTTAAGTCAAGCGTGGTATCCCCGCACTGAACAGTGTCACCTGCCATAAGTCATAAGTCATTATTCATGAGCTcatgttactgttgcataactttagaacagttaTGTCAAGAacatatttttcaatgaaaagtattcatgaatactttcaaagagtattcatatttgtattcgaattGAAACCATTttagtgtattcgaattcgtatttgtattcgctgaaatttgaagtattcgtatttgtattcgtatccacaactcttgtattcactccatccctgctgACTACATAACAACCACCCACAAAGCAGTTATTGACTTTCCCTTTATGCtttttcatggatctcaataataataaaataaagaaaaataataaaccaagACAAATCAGTAAGTACATAACACTCACCCACGAAGACGTTGGTGCCCCAGAGGCGGTGTGAGATGATCTTGCAGCACCCCAGGTCCTCTATCCTGAAGCCCAGGTGGCGGTAGCGCTCGTCCGTCTCGAAGAGCGTGGCGTTTGTGAACTGGCCAAGGTACGGACGCCCAGACACAGGGTCGATGAAGTCCGCCCAGTAGCCCTCGCGTTGCAGGGTGGCGCAGATGTCCTCTGCCGCCAGGATGAACTGTGGGGGGGCAGGACGGGGAGtgtaaggggagaaggaaggcttTTTGCTTGAttatatatagtaaaggaaggagtttaaggaaaaataaaaacaataataaatcaaGGCCCATGGAGTACAGAACACTGGAACTTGTGACACTCAAAGGCAGGTTACATTATATGTTACTTAAGGAAACTGATGAATTCTTACAGACAAGGCTGGGTTAGGGATTCTGGAGCTTGTGACACCCAAAGGCAGGTTACATTAGTACATGACAGGAGGAAACTGATGataaattcttaaaaaaaaagtaaaaaagtttcAGACACTCCTTGAAATATAATCACATGAAGTTAGACAAAAGACTGTGATGGCGATGGAAagtataattttctctctctttttctctgttttcttcaattttcttcctttccacctatttttcctttcttttctctcctcactgctACCCATATCACTgccacccccatctctctctctctctctctctctcaccccttccttccttcaattctcttccctttcaccttttttcccttccctttcctttcctcactacccttatcatccccttctttctctccctttctctctccagcaCTCACATATAGCTGCAGTTCCTCGCGCTCTCCCTCCATGCCCTCCGACCAGCAGCTCATGTCGTGTTTGGTGCGCTGGCTCAGGGTCACCACCGACAGCGGCCCCTCCCTCAGGTTACGCCCCGGGAACAGGTCCAGGAAGTCTGACGAGGAAGGGATGGGTTCAGGAGGGCGATGGATAttgatttatttaatttatttcgtttttattttatcagaggaagggaaggtttctGAGAGTGTGATggacatttatttatctatttttatatttttttgaaatCAGAAAATAATTAGGGGAGTTTTTGTCTGAGGAAACAGTCAGGggcatattattttattattattatttttatttttacatcagaggaaacAGTTAAGGCCAGTCTATCAAAAAATTAATCTACCAAAAAATCTttataaaaaacaggaaaaaaaagaacacaagaaaCACTGATACCAAAACATCTAAGTCTGACAGTGACAGAAAATTCCACAATATGTTTCCTAAACTGTGAAGAGGTTAACATAAGAGTACATACCTTTCTTGACAAGGTCGGGGCACGTCTGCACCTTGCACTCCAGCACGTCGGCCGGGTGAGAGGGCATGGCGGGGGCAGGGTTGGGGTGGCCCTCCAAGTCAGACAGCTCCCCGGGGTTACACTGACCCAGCGCCTGAAACACAACATCATTAGCCTAAGTTCACTGATTTTTCTGCACCATTTTTAGATGTATTTGAATGTTCCTTGGCAGCAGAAGtgaggagaccagctggaaggGTGAAGGAGACCCAAAGACaatgtgtggaggaagacatgagaaggagAGTGAGTTGTTAATGATTGGCATGAGTTAGAGACTCACTACCTGGCAGCATTTTTAGATATATTTGTATGTTCCTTGGCAGCAGAAGTGAGGAGACCCAGAGCCaatgtgtggaggaagacatgagaaggatgagaaggagagtgAGGTTATGACTGTCATGAGTGGGAGAGACTCACTGCCTGGCAGCATTTTTAGATATATTTGTATGTTCCTTGGCAGCAGAAGTGAGGAGACCCAGAGCCaatgtgtggaggaagacatgagaaggatgaacaCCAGGGAGGAGAGTTTATGATCATCAAGAGTGGGAGGGACTTTTAGCCTGGCCAACCccatgaaggaaaataatgacagtaaacaagaagaagaaattttAATAAGTCCCCAtccagctgtttatcctccctttcaggctgatggataaatgagTATCTggggcaacgttgccagattgtcgtactcagccgattatatttcccgacttcctaccccaaaactgtcttctgggctccaataacgaaactcatttatagttgtcgttaaaagagttagatcctgatgtttcttggcaatagttaggcgtcagaaaccggtaaatactatgctctgagtatgacgatctggcaacggtgatctggggacacctggggaaggcaaactgtggtaGCCCAAATGTCACACTGGCTCttgcccaccacaggctcaaaggccaatgtgatggagatgagcaccacagccaagAGCAGCTATAgggtatgccccaaactttacctttactttacccCTTACAACACTTACTTGTAGGCACccttttttcctttgttaatTTACTGTCACTGTCAATTggttcctttcctcctattttcattACAGTTTTAGTTAATTTGTTACATGCTTTCTCTATGTCTCCTTGAACCATGCTTTCTCTATATCTCCTTGAACTGAGTCTCTATTCCCTACTAATATCACTAGCATTAATATTCAACATTGAAGGTTTGTTTATATTACAGCAGAAGACAACATACACCTGCACACAGGGAGGGACACAAGTGTAGTGAGGGCAGTGAGGAGTGGTCAGTGAATGAGATAAGAGACATGATAAGATAGTGGTGGCCAGAAAGTGATTCCCTCAAGACATATGGTAAACAATAAGGaaaggtgaggctgagaggtAGGATCATCTGTCCTTTGTCAGGTACAGAATGGATATTGGTTTCAGAGCGTAATAAATATCTACACACAAATAAGAATGGCTTGAGAAAACAATTGGCTAGAGAGGCGTCTTGCTACTCCCTCTTGAGCAAGTCTGTCATGGATtggaaaaagggatgaaagaggaaagaaagtgtttAACTCTTGCACTGGTAAGTTTGGCAGCCTAGGAcatgtgaggagaagaggagaagaacacatcctgagatgtgcactgaactttgaggtagagggcagaagaccaccaggaaggccaaggaagatgtggagaaaggtggtggaggaagatatgaggaggctgaacatcacggaagaaatggctatggactgGCAACaatggaggaggctcatatcccgtccaaccccaccatagggaataaatggacgttaaacgatgatgatgatgattgagcCTGGGCAGAAGGACTAAGCAGCAGATTTCAGAGCAAACTTTCTGAGGCAGAAAGGCACCTATACTAGCAAGTGCACTTTAACCTTGATAACATAAAGACTATAAGGAAGCACACTGCAGCACTCTGAGAAGCTGAAAACAActaggatgaagagaggaactgGTGATATAAGCAGCCTTTGCTTCTACTCTGTGTTAAATTAGActaggttagtttagtttaggcTGGGGAAGTTGAGGGGAGCTGTGTGCAAGGAGCCTCAACCCACACCCACCTGCAGCTGGTGTTCGTGGTTTGTCTTGTGGGTGAGGATGTCTGGCGTGGGGCGGGGGCCAGAGGGGGCAGGCTGGGGGGACGGCAAGGCATAGGAAGAGCCACCCAGGCGGTCGCTCAGACCAATGTTACCGGGCAGGGGCATCCGCTGGTCACTGGGCCCAAAGATGCCGGCACGGATGTCCAGCCATGTGTCCAGAGGGTCTGGGGTGGGTGGGAGTAGATATTTTCACATTGGGACATCTTAAACCAACAGAATCAGAAAAAAGTGCAAATTCAGAAACCTTAAAAGATCACCACTGACTTTTTGGGGGACCTTTGACTACTTCCACtgatgaaaagtaaataaattaattaattaaaaagGGTCCTCTTTGGTCCTTTCCTATTGGCCTTTGACTACTTCCACTGATGAAAAATAAATGGACAAATAAGTGAATTAAAAAGGGCCATCTCCACCCCTGCTTACCTCCAGCCTCCTCCTTGAcatcctgctactactactactactactactactttttttttcttcttcttttttacaacaaaggagacagctcaagggcactactGAACTCATACTGGACTACTGAATAGTCTTTGGGTATTCTCTACCACATGGGTTCACAACCGCCAGTGGATGGCAACcttcggggggggggggataaaaggCTGTAAAACTAATACTTTTCCTGCCAAAAGTACACTTGTGACCCCTTTGAAAAATCCTGAAGCCCATACGCCCCCTCCATATCAGCTGTTTGTTTTACACTTTATTAACACCCATTTTCAAACATACCCAGCCCTGACATGCCCCTGAAAGATGCCCTGATGTTCTCTCTTAACACTCACCTGCAGAATGGAATTAGAATTACAGTAGAATTAAAGCAGAAGCACCAGAATTAAAACATATAAATAAGTCTCAAAACAAGAAGCTCTAAAGATTATTCTCCCAAGCCATTTCTAGCCAGGCTTTGCGCCACCAATTTTTATCTTTACTTCACTATATTTCCTctgacgaaaaagaaagagaaagaaagaaaattgaaaatgaaaatataaaacagttcccctccccctttgcttccttcctcccctccccctgcatACCTCCGGCCACCTCCTTGACATCCTGTGGTGGGGTTGCCTCCTTGGGGTTGTTGCTGCCCTGGCTGGAGAACGTTCGTCGCCCTGCACACAGTGAGCCCAGACTACGCGCCGACACAACCACGATGCGTTCCCCGGAGCACAGCAGCTGACGGGGGGGTGAGAGGCAGGTCAGGGGGTGGCAGGGAGTGGGGGGGGAAGGAATGTgtgatgggtgaaggggtgaagggagggagggtgagagaagggcAGAAAGGGAAGGTGGTGTGATGAGGTTAGAATACTATGctaacaactaataataataatagtagcagtaataataaaaataataataataatacataaaaaaaacaaaagtattaagaagaaaatgaagaagcagaagcagaagaagataaagaaaaagatgatgaagaagaagaaaagacaaaaaaatataaaaatactgtatattgataatgacaataataaaaacaaataaatataatcatAACTATAACAGTAatgtccccacacacacacacacacagacacactcacccGAGCTGCCATCACTAGCCGAGCTGCACGTGTGTCAGGGAGAGTCCTCTTCTGGGCTGGGACAAGACACTCTTCTTGGGGCTGACAGATCAAGCTTGGACTGCTGACTGACTGCCCAAGAGAAACATTCATAAGTTATCACAATAAAAGAATAGAATAGTTgaataataaaagaatggaagGTTGGAATTGGCTGAGCTTCTATACCATATACTCGTGTAAAAAGTGGagctgtaagaaaaaaagaaaataaataaataaataaataaaacaatgtgtgATGCATGTAATAATATGATAATTTTCatataaaggaaaatggaatTGGCTAAGCTTCTGTACTGTTCATGCTTGTGTAAAAGTGGTACTGAGTAAATACTAAGGTAGTAATGTGTGATAGCTTGCATTCCTCATCCTCAAAGTACAATGTCACTTTCAGCCACTagagtccaaccaaattgtcgagtccgtttgggcggaggctcccgcgggtccatttctcccctctgctctgccacacagtcccaacacctattttttcctatcatatgttacctttaccttacatatgagaggaagagataggtgttgggaccgtgtggcagagcagaggggagaaatggacccacgggagcctccgcccaaacggactcgacaatttgttCAGAAACACTATCTATAGGGATTCATTGGAGAAGATgactgatgagtgaggtgtgggtacagttttaatgacgagattttctattctctttttcctattactCTCtcagtcccacacgtcctctgcgtgtatcgaaacacacgagaaattaatcacaacaaggagagggtattccccggctgcctgggactgaacccactaccagcgtgacgggagagccactccttaccgagtcggccaaagaggtgccccgtTCGCtaaatgggttatgggaggctcatgtATCATACCCGAAAATTAATCACAACTAGAGAGGGTATtctgagtcggccaaagaggtgcccattcgctgaatgggttatgggaggctcgctcatcaggcCGTCGCTGCACTACACAGAAAGGTGACAAGGTACTGGAGCGTatgcccgtaccgaaggtaaacgaggatcaagcttcttcctgtaacccctgaaactacacctcacccatcgcgagtagtgggggggattctggagctgctctgtgtaggccactcggcctcttgcagtctccctgtattcttatgttcttatgtacaccGCCAGGGGACTCTCCTCACTGGTGGTACCTACTTGTCAGGTATAAACACTTGGGCGCTGCCCCGCCCCTCGTGGCAGGTTGTTGGCTCCCCTTGGATAAGTTTATACTATGGGTCGAGGCTGCTGGTCAGGCTGGGTCACAGTTAGGGCAATACTGTCCTCGGCGGGGATTTTAACAAGATAGAGAATGCACGGCCGTCCGCCCCTCAGCTGTGCCAAGGTGTGGGTGCCTGGATATAGAGACGGCTTTGGCCTGGCACTCACCTGTACCCCGCCACGACCCCCACACAGCCcgggccacacacacacctgtggcaCCCCTCCCCACACTCCCCCGCCCCTGGGCGTGCCACAGGGGAGCCACACACCTGGGTTATGGCAGGAAACAAGGCggcgggctgctgctgctgctggccagGCCTTCACACCTCGGCGACTCGGCCGAGTTGGCCCACACACTCACGAGAATACGACCTCACCTTACTATAACTCTTTATTTTcacttatctattttatttaagGGTCATTATTGATAGTTACGCATCCTAAAAGGTATTACTCGTCCTACAATTTTATATACATCGTGGAGGAGCGTAATTAAAATGTACgaatcctcctcctcatgtttacACTTTTAACATGACAAATAATAGTAGTAAATACACTCAACACAGGTCTAATGTAATGCAATAACTCattagaaaaatatggaaataatACTAACGCTACTAAAACTGCGATATAACGTCGTGAAACAAGTCTTGAGGTATCACTCTGTCTAATAACTCGATGAGCTACACTCAATTAGCAGACAATATTATCTACGTAAAACAAAAGTAACTAGTGGGTCATTTCTATTCCTCAAGGACGGTGTTCTGCGCCCTACCCCAATAACCCAATTATCATGTGTGGCAggcagcctcttcctcctctggccTACGTACGCAGCCTAGATCAGCTGCCCTTTACAGCCCAAGGCCGCGCGCTGCAGTGACGCAATGCCGGGACTGTATAGGCCTTTCTCTGAGTAAATGCAAGGACTGGACAACTGATGAACAAATGGGTGTATAAATATCCTTATTCCCAGGCCCGTGAACACCTCTGCCTGCAGCACACCTATAtatagcttacatttttatagtTATATCAAGGCCACGCATTATATAGCGACGCATCGCTGGGAGGAAATAATAGCCCTTTCTCGGATTAAATATATAAGGAATAATAAGTAAgcaaccaatatatatatatatatatatatatatatatatatatatatatatatatatatatatatatatagatagatagatagatagatagatagatagataggcctACTTGACCTCGTTCCTCCCTGGCCTATAGCCATAGCTACCAATGCAGGTATACCTGCAGTCCCACGTATACGTACCTTTAATTATCAAGGCCACACCTGCAGTGACGCAATTCTAGGGGTAAAAATAGGTATTTGAtgtggcaaatatatatatatatatatatatatatatatatatatatatatatatatatatatatatatataattatttatcatattcatGCAATTATGACATTTAGAAATAAGGAATaccattttttcattttcctcctcacagCAGCTTTTTAAGATTAACTCCAATCCCACCAATACAACCCACAGCCTCGAAGGAGACCTcatatatatgctttattttagttGAATCACAGCTCCCCACAGCTGTACTAGCATGAGAACTAAGGAATGCTGCTGGTTATATCCCTACATATGTTCCTCCTACCTGCCGCTTAAGTTCAGATTAATTATAATGCTGTGGATGGAAGTCACAGGTGACCTCATCTGTGCACTTCTCTTCACCTAAAACActtcagagaaggaagagaaaatgaagataggaagaaaacaaTTAGGACACAAATAACACTATAGACAGCTTTCCTTGAATAATGAATAACCTAAATATTCctacaaacattctctctctctcggactgaaaaaaaagtgaaaaaaataataaatagataaaaaataaataaacaaaataaaacacctCAATTATCTTTCACATATTTATTCCAAGCTACAAACAGGcatcatcatcatggtcatcatcatcattcactaTCATTACTTATTTTTCTCACCTTCGTATTGCCACAAAAATATacacatcgtcatcatcatcgccgttattaaaatattttcattacctcataaaaaaataataatcgctAGAAAAAAAATTATTCTCGAAAAATTGGTCTCTCGGAAAAAAAATTGTccctttattactattatcattattattattaccatcatcgttGTCATTATCAAAACATTTTCGCTACTtaaaataaaattactaaaagAATTATCGTACGTACGTCTCGAAAAATTGGTCTCCGAAAAAAAAATCGTCCCTTTATTACAATTAtgaccattactattattatttattgagtTCTCCGGATACAAAAGTCTTACACGTCCTTTGTTAACCCTCTGTTACAGGGCGGAGTGTTGGCCTGTTAGTACGTGGCTGTCCAATTTGTACTCATATTGGGAGGGGTATAAATGACCATACGTAATATTATAGACTTGTGTTGAAATTGAGCTAATGTAGGATGTATTGAGGGATATATCTGAtgccaataaaaaaaagtagtggtagtagtagtagtagtagtagtagtagtagtagtagtagtagtagtagtagtagtagtagtagtggtagatgtAAAAATTAAGTCCCTTACACTTtgcattaaaaaaagaaagaggaaagcaagcaaaaaatagagaaaagtaagaaaagataaCATACAGTACTCTGAAATATACATAGTTAAACATTCTACtatatcttttatttattattttatcccTCAATTAAATTTTCAAGAGCAGGTCGTTTTTCCTCCGAACATGAGTACAGAGTGGATcagtacatacatacaaacaggcagacaaaccCTGCACATAAAAGGACCAACACCACAGCCCAGCACAGTGTCCTTATAAACCTTAAACCAAACTATAGCACTCACATCTCTCATGTCTTCTTCTTCTGAGCACCCAATATGATCCCTACATAGCTACCCTTAAATATTCTGAGCCAAAAAACAGGGTGAGGAAATTTGAACCCCTGTGATGTAGGAAGATGTTGTTATGAGTGTCGAAAGCATCTGAAAATATAcatcctttggaaatagttgtttgAGTTGAAAGCATCTGAAAAGAAAGGTTTAAGAAATATGTCCTTTGAAAATACTTGTCGTGAAAaccaaaagcgtctgagaatgcgtTTGAGAATACGAGACTAAGAAATACGCTCTTGGAAAATAGTTATGGGAACTGAAAACGTCTTAGAATACAGGACTTTAACTTCATAGCTAACTaacactgtgctggactgtggCTCTGGTCCTAAGTCTACCTCGGGCAAACATCAAGTACAAAAGGCACTGTAGTGTGTGTGACGTCTCtctatatagttaagtgtgtgtgtcTATAAGTAGTGGTAAGTACTTCTGGAGGAAGGATTACATATCACAGAGGGAGTTAAGTTACTTggtatattattatcatcattattatcgttatatATAAAAACGAGGCAGAAATagcttgttattattatcattattttatgttattgatattttctttttcttgtgtgtgtgtgtgtgtgtgtgtgtgtgtgtgtgtgtgtgtgtggatgagtgggtgggtgtttgtgtgcatgtgtgtgtgtgtgtgtgtgtttgatatacatgctacacacacacaaacacacacacatacactatataaaataacaataaaaacacacacacacacaaataaaaacgataaaataataaataaaaaacaattaTCAACCGAAAGTAAAAATTAAAAGCAGAATCATCAACATTTTCCTCGTTTACATCTAAAAAACACACAATTATTAACATTTTTAGAGGTACGTATATCAATGTTTTACTGCTTtacgtacta
This window harbors:
- the LOC127005696 gene encoding cobalamin trafficking protein CblD-like produces the protein MAARLLCSGERIVVVSARSLGSLCAGRRTFSSQGSNNPKEATPPQDVKEVAGDPLDTWLDIRAGIFGPSDQRMPLPGNIGLSDRLGGSSYALPSPQPAPSGPRPTPDILTHKTNHEHQLQALGQCNPGELSDLEGHPNPAPAMPSHPADVLECKVQTCPDLVKKDFLDLFPGRNLREGPLSVVTLSQRTKHDMSCWSEGMEGEREELQLYFILAAEDICATLQREGYWADFIDPVSGRPYLGQFTNATLFETDERYRHLGFRIEDLGCCKIISHRLWGTNVFVGAIFTNAPINSEVLDQALNKHEKGRSSSSTPSSEQH